A window from Kovacikia minuta CCNUW1 encodes these proteins:
- a CDS encoding hemolysin family protein, producing MNTSTEPPDVALLLLINLVLILINAFFAASEIALVSASDVRLKLLADQGNRRARMVLATTEDSTRFLATIQLVITLTGFLNGAFAAKNLAAPVATRLRPILGVQIADQAALVGVTVLIALLSLILGELVPKRLAIQHAEKFALFCVRPIRLLEKLVAPIVKLVSICTNFILELTGNPPAEEEEAVSPEEIKAIVDAGRAGGAVGEQERRIIYGAVELSQITARAIMVPRIQIQYVKTTISLEEAYQLVSENAHTRLPVCEDDLDTIVGILHVKDLIRPLRGVLENPPSIRELLRPVYFILENKPANELLAEMKKNRLHLVIVKDEFGGTAGLVTLEDVLEEIVGEIRDEYDAEEEQEFRRLGQHEGIFKIRASIATVNNELDLELPRDEAATLAGLFLETLQRSPAAGDQLQIDSILLTILEDGQRVRVTLLPPPEPDAID from the coding sequence ATGAACACCAGTACAGAGCCACCTGATGTTGCCCTGCTGCTTTTGATCAACCTGGTTCTAATTCTCATTAATGCATTCTTTGCGGCGTCAGAAATTGCGCTTGTTTCTGCCAGTGATGTGCGCCTGAAACTGCTGGCAGATCAGGGTAACCGCCGTGCCCGCATGGTTTTGGCAACCACTGAAGATAGCACGCGGTTTCTGGCAACCATTCAATTGGTGATAACGCTAACAGGTTTCTTGAATGGGGCATTTGCGGCTAAGAATCTGGCTGCTCCTGTGGCAACTCGGCTTCGCCCAATTCTGGGAGTCCAGATTGCAGACCAGGCTGCCCTTGTGGGGGTAACAGTCCTAATTGCCCTGCTCAGTTTGATTCTGGGTGAACTGGTACCCAAGCGGTTGGCGATTCAGCATGCCGAGAAGTTTGCTCTGTTTTGCGTGCGTCCAATTCGCCTGCTAGAGAAACTGGTAGCTCCGATCGTCAAGCTGGTGAGTATCTGCACCAATTTTATTCTGGAGCTGACAGGGAACCCTCCGGCTGAGGAGGAAGAAGCGGTGAGTCCGGAGGAAATTAAGGCGATCGTGGATGCGGGGCGGGCTGGCGGCGCTGTTGGCGAACAAGAGCGCCGAATCATCTATGGAGCGGTTGAACTGAGCCAAATTACTGCCCGCGCCATTATGGTTCCCAGAATCCAGATTCAATATGTTAAAACGACCATTTCCCTGGAAGAAGCTTATCAACTCGTTTCAGAGAATGCCCACACCCGGCTGCCCGTTTGCGAGGATGACCTGGACACGATCGTGGGCATCCTACACGTAAAGGATTTGATCCGTCCCCTGCGTGGGGTGTTGGAGAACCCTCCCAGCATCCGGGAATTACTGCGTCCGGTTTATTTCATCCTCGAAAATAAACCCGCCAATGAACTGCTGGCAGAGATGAAAAAGAATCGGCTTCATCTCGTGATTGTGAAAGATGAGTTTGGGGGTACAGCAGGATTGGTGACCCTGGAGGATGTGCTGGAAGAAATTGTGGGTGAGATTCGAGACGAATATGATGCAGAGGAAGAGCAGGAGTTTCGCCGCCTCGGTCAGCATGAGGGAATTTTTAAGATTCGCGCCAGCATTGCGACGGTCAATAATGAACTGGATTTGGAACTCCCTCGCGATGAGGCGGCAACCCTGGCAGGATTGTTTTTAGAGACGTTACAGCGATCGCCAGCTGCTGGCGATCAACTCCAGATTGATAGCATCCTGCTGACCATTCTGGAAGATGGACAGCGCGTTCGGGTAACGCTACTTCCCCCACCTGAACCAGACGCGATCGACTAA
- the rpe gene encoding ribulose-phosphate 3-epimerase, whose translation MTQTPSRKPVVIAPSILSADFSRLGEEVRAVDAAGADWIHVDVMDGRFVPNITIGPLIVEALRPVTQKPLDVHLMIVEPEKYVADFAKAGADHILVHAESSSTTHIHRALGQIKELGKKSGAVLNPGSSLDLIEYVLDLCDIVLIMSVNPGFGGQSFIPGVLPKIRKLRQMCDERGLDPWIEVDGGLKANNTWQVLEAGANAIVAGSAVFKAKDYATEIEAIRTSRRPELAAV comes from the coding sequence ATGACCCAAACGCCATCCAGAAAACCTGTTGTAATTGCTCCGTCTATTCTATCAGCGGACTTCAGCCGCTTGGGAGAGGAAGTCAGAGCGGTGGATGCTGCTGGAGCAGATTGGATTCATGTGGATGTGATGGATGGTCGGTTTGTCCCCAATATCACGATCGGTCCTTTGATTGTAGAAGCGCTTCGTCCTGTGACTCAAAAACCACTGGATGTTCACCTGATGATTGTTGAGCCAGAGAAGTATGTCGCCGATTTCGCCAAGGCTGGTGCAGACCATATCCTGGTTCATGCTGAGTCTAGCTCTACCACCCATATCCATCGGGCGCTGGGACAAATTAAGGAGTTAGGCAAAAAATCGGGTGCAGTCCTAAACCCCGGTAGCTCCCTCGATTTGATTGAATATGTCCTCGATTTATGCGACATCGTGTTGATTATGAGTGTGAACCCAGGCTTTGGGGGACAAAGCTTTATTCCTGGGGTATTGCCCAAAATCCGTAAACTGCGCCAAATGTGCGATGAACGCGGCTTAGATCCCTGGATTGAGGTCGATGGTGGGTTGAAAGCAAACAACACCTGGCAAGTACTGGAAGCGGGCGCAAATGCGATCGTTGCTGGATCGGCCGTATTCAAAGCGAAGGATTACGCCACCGAAATTGAAGCCATTCGCACCAGCCGCCGCCCCGAACTAGCAGCCGTTTAG
- a CDS encoding S8 family serine peptidase, giving the protein MAQRQVLQRLIWVSCGLAMALFGRAVAANDLLLSSSIGEAGIDALRLHSTPYNLMGRKIAIGQVEIGRPGQFGIDKAVAQNRAVPLTRVFYRNSPARINTNVDGHAQNVASIMISSAKAMRGVAPAARLYSSAAGTPKRYGQPEECLSAQHVALQNGGDVRAINFSFGEALRQDPRPKPVLDGNALLTQCVDWSARIHNVLYVIAGNQGKGGISIPTDNFNGVNVAFTTRLKGIFSKVDFANLGDPSGSGSAIAGIESNVGPRRAIGLVAPGNDVPMVSLSGSLTTSSGTSFAAPHVTATVALLQEYGDRQLRVSCKQTPGCALPWTLRARRHEVMKAVLLNSTDKLKDTGDGLNLGMSKTILDKNNRTWIESDAYKNPKIPLNFQMGTGQLNAFRAYQQFSAGQWSPESPVPAIGWDYRAVSLRRDEGGGMRDEGQKPDSSPLPHPSPFQDYVLEKPLQKGSFVAATLVWDRLVELIDKNKNSEFDMGEGFRDRGLNTLHLYLMQAGETDVRRSIWSSVSDVDSLQHLFYQIPETGQYKIRVVFQKQVNEAVQNYAIAWWTVPAR; this is encoded by the coding sequence GTGGCGCAGCGGCAAGTTTTGCAGAGGTTGATATGGGTGAGCTGTGGCTTAGCAATGGCATTGTTTGGCAGGGCGGTTGCGGCTAACGATCTGCTCCTTTCAAGCTCCATCGGGGAAGCAGGGATCGATGCGCTGCGACTTCATAGCACCCCCTATAACTTGATGGGACGAAAAATTGCGATCGGTCAGGTGGAAATTGGTCGCCCTGGACAATTTGGGATTGACAAGGCTGTTGCACAGAATCGGGCAGTGCCTCTGACACGCGTCTTTTACCGTAACTCTCCGGCTCGGATCAATACCAATGTGGATGGGCACGCCCAAAATGTTGCCAGCATCATGATTAGTTCTGCGAAGGCAATGCGGGGAGTAGCCCCTGCCGCAAGGCTGTATTCATCGGCGGCTGGAACACCCAAACGCTATGGTCAGCCGGAGGAATGCCTGTCTGCCCAGCATGTTGCCCTTCAGAATGGGGGGGATGTACGCGCAATTAATTTCAGTTTTGGTGAGGCGTTGCGACAAGACCCCCGGCCTAAACCGGTGTTAGATGGCAATGCCTTACTGACCCAGTGTGTAGACTGGTCTGCCCGGATACATAACGTTCTATATGTCATTGCAGGCAACCAGGGCAAGGGGGGGATCTCCATCCCAACCGATAATTTCAATGGGGTGAACGTGGCGTTTACAACCCGTTTGAAGGGGATTTTTAGTAAAGTAGATTTCGCAAATCTGGGTGACCCGTCTGGTTCCGGTTCGGCGATCGCTGGGATAGAAAGCAACGTGGGTCCCCGGCGAGCAATTGGGCTGGTCGCCCCCGGCAATGATGTCCCAATGGTTTCTTTAAGTGGGAGTTTGACGACCTCTAGCGGCACCAGTTTCGCCGCTCCCCATGTGACGGCAACGGTGGCGCTGTTGCAAGAATACGGCGATCGACAACTGCGGGTAAGCTGCAAACAAACCCCTGGCTGCGCTTTACCCTGGACGTTACGTGCGCGCCGCCATGAGGTGATGAAGGCAGTTCTACTCAATTCAACAGACAAACTCAAGGATACCGGAGATGGGCTGAACCTGGGGATGAGCAAGACCATTCTCGACAAAAATAATCGCACCTGGATTGAGTCTGATGCTTACAAAAATCCCAAGATTCCGCTCAATTTTCAAATGGGGACGGGACAACTGAATGCTTTCCGAGCCTATCAGCAGTTCAGTGCAGGGCAATGGAGCCCAGAGTCACCGGTGCCCGCGATCGGGTGGGATTATCGGGCAGTCAGCTTACGGAGGGATGAGGGCGGAGGGATGAGGGATGAAGGGCAAAAACCTGATTCATCCCCCCTCCCTCATCCTTCACCCTTTCAAGATTATGTTCTGGAGAAGCCCTTACAGAAGGGCAGTTTCGTCGCTGCCACCCTCGTCTGGGATCGCCTGGTGGAACTAATTGACAAGAACAAGAATAGTGAATTCGACATGGGGGAGGGATTCCGCGATCGGGGCTTGAACACACTCCATCTTTACCTGATGCAAGCAGGAGAGACCGACGTTCGCAGGAGTATCTGGTCCTCAGTGAGCGACGTTGATAGCCTCCAGCATCTCTTTTACCAGATCCCGGAGACGGGTCAGTACAAAATCCGGGTTGTGTTCCAAAAACAGGTAAATGAGGCAGTGCAAAACTATGCGATCGCCTGGTGGACAGTCCCCGCCCGTTAA
- the thiC gene encoding phosphomethylpyrimidine synthase, with the protein MRTEWIAKRRGHSNVSQMHYARQGVITEEMFYVAQRENLPADLVREEVARGRMIIPANINHTNLEPMAIGIASKCKVNANIGASPNSSDIEEELAKLRLAVKYGADTVMDLSTGGGNLDEIRTAIIQTSPVPIGTVPVYQALESVHGNIEKLTPDDFLHVIEKHAQQGVDYMTIHAGILIEHLPLVRGRLTGIVSRGGGILARWMLAHHKQNPLYTHFRDIIEIFKKYDVSFSLGDSLRPGCTHDASDAAQLAELKTLGQLTRKAWEDDVQVMVEGPGHVPMDQIEFNVRKQMEECSEAPFYVLGPLVTDIAPGYDHITSAIGAAMAGWYGTAMLCYVTPKEHLGLPNAEDVRNGLIAYKIAAHAADIARHRPGARDRDDELSTARYNFDWNRQFELSLDPDRAREYHDETLPADIYKTAEFCSMCGPKFCPMQTKVDADALTELEQFLQREAVTQS; encoded by the coding sequence ATGCGAACAGAATGGATCGCCAAGCGGCGTGGGCACAGCAATGTGTCACAGATGCACTATGCACGGCAGGGAGTGATTACCGAGGAAATGTTCTACGTGGCGCAGCGGGAGAACCTGCCAGCTGATCTGGTGCGGGAGGAAGTGGCTCGCGGTCGGATGATTATTCCAGCCAATATTAACCACACCAATCTGGAGCCAATGGCGATTGGGATTGCCTCAAAATGCAAGGTCAACGCCAATATCGGGGCGTCACCGAATTCCTCCGACATTGAGGAAGAGTTAGCCAAGCTTCGGTTAGCTGTGAAATACGGGGCAGATACAGTGATGGATTTGTCTACCGGCGGTGGCAACCTGGATGAAATTCGGACTGCGATCATTCAGACTTCGCCAGTCCCGATCGGAACAGTCCCCGTGTATCAAGCATTAGAAAGTGTTCATGGGAATATTGAAAAACTCACCCCTGACGATTTTCTGCATGTGATCGAGAAGCATGCTCAGCAGGGGGTGGACTATATGACCATTCATGCTGGCATCTTAATTGAACATCTGCCACTGGTACGCGGAAGGCTGACGGGGATTGTTTCGCGGGGTGGTGGTATTTTGGCCCGCTGGATGCTGGCTCATCACAAACAAAACCCCCTCTACACCCACTTCCGGGACATTATTGAAATCTTTAAGAAATATGATGTCTCTTTTAGTTTGGGAGATTCGCTGCGTCCGGGTTGCACCCACGATGCTTCGGATGCTGCCCAACTAGCGGAACTCAAAACGTTGGGGCAATTGACCCGCAAAGCCTGGGAGGATGATGTACAGGTGATGGTGGAAGGTCCGGGGCATGTGCCCATGGATCAAATTGAGTTTAATGTGCGGAAGCAGATGGAGGAATGCTCGGAAGCTCCGTTCTATGTGCTGGGGCCGCTGGTAACGGATATTGCACCGGGCTATGACCACATCACCTCGGCGATCGGGGCAGCAATGGCAGGCTGGTACGGGACAGCAATGCTTTGCTATGTCACTCCGAAAGAACATCTGGGGCTTCCTAATGCGGAAGATGTACGGAATGGTTTGATTGCTTACAAAATTGCCGCCCATGCCGCGGACATCGCCCGCCATCGCCCCGGTGCCCGCGATCGCGACGATGAACTTTCCACCGCTCGCTACAACTTCGATTGGAACCGCCAGTTTGAGTTGTCTCTCGACCCCGATCGCGCCCGCGAATATCACGACGAAACCCTCCCTGCTGATATCTACAAAACCGCCGAGTTCTGCTCCATGTGCGGTCCCAAGTTCTGCCCGATGCAGACTAAAGTAGATGCGGACGCCCTTACCGAACTGGAGCAATTCCTGCAAAGAGAAGCGGTCACTCAGTCCTGA
- a CDS encoding ISKra4 family transposase (programmed frameshift) — MDAEKLQQIQAHARAIAALLYDETAPEQLTTLEGIEAAVRGHVLEQVSPEIGKFFITRASGPSSGRSRQLKSILGSISLTENQAKVLNVKERTQLSPYLEKCCLILSANVSYERSAQDIPILTGMKVSRGTQQRLVHRQCFELPRIETAVEEMSIDGGKVRIRTPKGEICRWQDYKAVNLHGHCCEAFLQDNEQLVQWVNEQPLNTPVTCLGDGHDGIWNLFAGIAEVSQRREILDWFHLVENLYKVGGSLQRLATVESLLWQGNVDGAIEQFTGWQHEQVDNFIAYLTKHRHRIVNYSYYQAEGISIGSGMIESTVKQISARIKLTGAQWKADNVPQVLLHRCAYLNGQLSL, encoded by the exons ATGGATGCTGAGAAACTTCAACAAATTCAAGCTCACGCTCGTGCGATAGCGGCATTGCTCTACGATGAAACTGCCCCAGAGCAATTAACCACCCTTGAAGGCATCGAAGCGGCAGTAAGAGGACATGTCCTGGAGCAGGTCAGTCCAGAAATCGGTA AATTTTTTATCACAAGGGCAAGCGGTCCTAGCAGCGGACGAAGTCGGCAACTCAAAAGCATCCTTGGCAGCATCAGCCTCACCGAAAACCAAGCGAAAGTCTTGAACGTGAAAGAGCGCACTCAGTTAAGTCCTTACTTGGAGAAATGCTGCTTGATTTTGAGTGCGAATGTGTCCTATGAGCGATCTGCTCAAGATATTCCGATTCTAACGGGAATGAAGGTTTCCAGAGGGACACAGCAACGGTTAGTGCATCGGCAGTGCTTCGAGTTGCCACGAATTGAAACCGCAGTGGAGGAAATGAGTATTGATGGCGGCAAGGTGCGGATTCGTACTCCAAAAGGAGAGATTTGTAGATGGCAGGATTACAAAGCTGTGAATCTGCATGGACATTGCTGTGAGGCATTTTTGCAAGACAATGAGCAATTAGTCCAATGGGTCAACGAACAACCGCTGAACACTCCGGTCACTTGTCTCGGTGATGGTCATGATGGGATTTGGAACTTGTTTGCAGGGATTGCTGAAGTCAGCCAACGACGTGAGATTTTAGATTGGTTTCATCTGGTCGAAAATCTGTACAAAGTCGGTGGTTCACTGCAACGATTAGCCACTGTGGAAAGCTTGTTGTGGCAGGGTAACGTAGATGGCGCAATTGAGCAATTCACGGGTTGGCAGCATGAACAGGTTGACAACTTCATCGCCTATCTCACCAAACATCGTCATCGCATTGTCAACTATAGTTACTACCAAGCCGAAGGCATTTCAATTGGGTCGGGCATGATTGAATCGACGGTGAAGCAGATCAGCGCACGTATCAAACTGACCGGGGCACAGTGGAAAGCGGACAATGTGCCGCAAGTGTTGCTGCACCGTTGCGCTTATCTCAATGGGCAACTCTCACTCTAA
- the recR gene encoding recombination mediator RecR, which translates to MYTRPLARLIEQLQHLPGIGPKSAQRLALHLLKRPEEEVKALAIALMEAKQQVGYCSVCYHLSAEPVCEICRSPNRESQTICVVTDSRDVIALEKTREYRGKYHVLGGVISPMEGIGPDQLHIQPLVRRVSQQKIEEVIIAISPSVEGETTTLYVGHLLKPFTKVTRIAFGLPMGGDLEYADEVTLARALEGRRELE; encoded by the coding sequence ATTTATACCCGTCCTCTTGCTCGCCTCATTGAGCAGCTTCAACATTTACCCGGCATTGGCCCCAAAAGTGCCCAAAGGCTGGCGCTTCACCTCCTCAAACGCCCGGAAGAAGAGGTCAAGGCGTTGGCGATCGCGCTGATGGAAGCCAAGCAGCAAGTGGGTTATTGCTCTGTTTGTTACCATCTCTCAGCTGAGCCAGTTTGTGAGATTTGTCGATCGCCTAACCGCGAAAGCCAAACGATTTGCGTTGTCACCGACTCCAGAGATGTAATTGCGTTGGAAAAGACTCGTGAGTATCGCGGCAAATATCATGTCCTGGGTGGGGTTATTTCGCCGATGGAGGGTATTGGTCCCGATCAACTCCACATTCAACCCCTGGTGCGCCGAGTCAGTCAGCAGAAAATTGAAGAGGTAATCATCGCCATCAGCCCCAGCGTGGAAGGCGAAACCACCACCCTCTACGTCGGGCACCTGCTGAAACCGTTTACAAAAGTCACCCGCATCGCCTTTGGTCTCCCTATGGGTGGCGATTTGGAATATGCCGATGAAGTGACCCTGGCAAGGGCGTTGGAAGGAAGACGGGAGTTGGAGTAG
- a CDS encoding RpnC/YadD family protein: MRESVIYQDILEEGRAEGIERGLAEGRAEGRAEAQQELAVKMLQEGIIPEVIARVTELSIEQIQKLQAN, encoded by the coding sequence ATGCGAGAGTCAGTCATTTACCAGGATATCCTGGAAGAAGGTCGGGCAGAAGGAATCGAAAGGGGACTTGCAGAAGGTCGCGCAGAAGGTCGCGCAGAGGCGCAGCAAGAACTTGCTGTAAAAATGCTGCAAGAAGGAATTATCCCGGAAGTGATTGCCCGTGTGACGGAGCTGTCGATCGAGCAGATTCAGAAATTACAAGCGAATTAG
- a CDS encoding ExbD/TolR family protein produces MKINLDTPIDEVQIQIIPLIDVIFCILTFFILAALQLTRQQAINVDLPKASTGATQMQDTLVVSINSTGQTFVDKQFVDRNQLAQTLQEYRAKNPNGLLVLYASQTAFYNDVVQVLDLMRQVGGDRVALATLPLQPNQAPGASPVPTINPTTSPLSPFSSPSPAPTSTLNPGQYQIPPATGQSPSIFGSPATTPTPSTVP; encoded by the coding sequence ATGAAAATTAACCTGGATACCCCGATCGACGAGGTTCAGATCCAAATTATTCCGCTGATCGACGTTATTTTCTGTATTTTGACGTTTTTCATTCTGGCCGCCCTGCAATTGACTCGACAGCAGGCAATCAATGTGGATTTACCAAAGGCAAGCACTGGCGCTACCCAAATGCAGGATACGCTAGTAGTTTCAATTAACTCCACAGGGCAAACCTTTGTCGATAAACAATTTGTCGATCGAAACCAGCTTGCCCAAACGTTGCAGGAATACCGAGCCAAAAACCCCAATGGGCTGCTGGTGTTGTATGCATCCCAAACTGCGTTTTATAACGATGTGGTTCAGGTTCTGGATCTCATGCGTCAGGTGGGGGGCGATCGGGTCGCCCTGGCAACCCTACCGCTTCAGCCCAATCAAGCTCCTGGGGCTAGCCCTGTTCCTACCATTAACCCAACGACTAGCCCTTTAAGCCCTTTCAGTTCCCCTTCCCCTGCGCCGACGTCAACCCTCAATCCCGGACAATACCAAATTCCACCCGCTACCGGCCAAAGCCCCAGTATCTTTGGCAGCCCTGCGACAACCCCTACGCCTAGCACAGTCCCTTAA